In Vibrio sp. 10N, the following proteins share a genomic window:
- a CDS encoding acetyl-CoA C-acetyltransferase — protein MERVFIVAAKRTAIGSFGGTLKNISAGDLAAVAIKGALESTAISVDDIDEVIVGNVVSANQGMGIGRQASIKAGIPAKVPAYTLNMVCGSGMKTLMDAASHIKAGEAEVVVAAGVEVMSQIPFAMPATARNGHKMGDMTAKDLLVSDGLTDVFNAYHMGVTAENIAKQVDISRDDQDAYALSSQQKAVAAIEAGKFEQEIVPVEVKVRRNVIEFATDEYPKLEATMEGLAKLRPAFDREGSVTAGNASGINDGASALIVASESAVERLGLTPLCELVASAQTGLEPEIMGLGPVQAVTDALAKAELTISDVNVFELNEAFAAQALGVIRNLASEHGVSAESILQRANPNGGAIALGHPLGASGNRIIVTLIHEMLRENKDLGVASLCVGGGMGTAVVVKRC, from the coding sequence ATGGAAAGAGTTTTTATAGTTGCAGCAAAGCGTACTGCAATTGGTAGTTTTGGCGGTACCCTTAAAAATATTTCAGCGGGTGACTTGGCGGCAGTCGCAATTAAAGGCGCGTTAGAGTCAACGGCAATATCAGTAGATGATATCGATGAGGTGATTGTCGGTAATGTGGTCAGTGCTAATCAAGGTATGGGTATTGGACGACAAGCATCCATTAAGGCTGGTATTCCTGCAAAAGTCCCGGCTTATACGTTAAATATGGTTTGTGGCAGTGGCATGAAAACCTTAATGGACGCTGCATCACACATCAAAGCCGGCGAAGCTGAAGTAGTGGTTGCGGCTGGAGTTGAGGTGATGTCACAAATTCCATTTGCTATGCCAGCTACAGCACGTAATGGTCATAAAATGGGCGACATGACGGCAAAAGACCTTTTGGTTTCCGATGGTTTGACAGATGTATTTAACGCTTACCACATGGGTGTAACTGCAGAAAATATTGCCAAGCAAGTGGATATTTCTCGCGATGATCAGGATGCCTATGCATTAAGCAGCCAACAGAAGGCAGTAGCGGCGATTGAGGCGGGTAAGTTTGAACAAGAGATCGTCCCGGTTGAAGTAAAAGTCCGTCGCAATGTCATCGAGTTTGCTACAGATGAATATCCAAAATTGGAAGCAACGATGGAAGGCCTGGCTAAGTTGAGACCAGCATTCGATCGTGAAGGTAGTGTGACCGCTGGTAATGCATCGGGGATCAATGATGGTGCAAGTGCACTTATTGTCGCTTCTGAGTCGGCAGTCGAACGTTTGGGTCTAACACCACTTTGCGAGCTGGTGGCGAGTGCTCAAACGGGTCTAGAACCCGAGATTATGGGCTTGGGCCCAGTGCAAGCGGTGACCGATGCATTGGCGAAGGCTGAGCTGACCATTTCGGATGTAAACGTATTTGAACTCAACGAAGCCTTTGCGGCTCAAGCTCTTGGTGTGATTAGGAATTTAGCATCTGAGCACGGCGTGTCAGCAGAGTCAATTTTGCAACGTGCAAACCCTAATGGTGGAGCAATTGCCTTAGGTCATCCACTGGGTGCGTCAGGTAATCGCATTATCGTGACTTTGATTCACGAGATGCTACGAGAAAACAAAGATCTAGGTGTTGCCTCTCTATGTGTAGGTGGTGGCATGGGAACTGCAGTCGTTGTTAAGCGCTGTTAA